One Mesorhizobium sp. L-2-11 genomic region harbors:
- a CDS encoding class I SAM-dependent DNA methyltransferase, with product MNAVEIEEAISALAEQPFDGAEFPYRFLEAFGNKATTIKKLRAGASNSSDMGGVLQRNHIHIAVCAPGEVTRTLAALKASPATAKAKARYILATDGETFEAENLDSDDAPVACAYADFPDHFGFFLPLAGITTVRQVRESSFDIRATSRMNRLYVELLKDNPEWGSAARRHDMNHFMARLIFCFFAEDTDIFSGTGLFTDTIDRMSAKDSSNTHEVIGELFRAMNTKRADRASAAIPRWADDFPYVNGELFSGSVEVPRFSKIARSYLIHIGKLDWTKINPDIFGSMIQAVAEDEERGALGMHYTSVPNILKVLNPLFLDDLRAQLEEAGDNARMLLNLRKRMAKIRVFDPACGSGNFLVIAYKEMRAIEAEINRRRGEADRRTEIPLTNFRGIELRDFPAEVARLALIIAEFQCDVLYRGQKEALAEFLPLDKENWITCGNALRLDWLSICPPTGTGVKFQADDLFHTPLNQAQIDFDNEGGETYICGNPPYLGNKLQSDEQKSDLGNVFDGRIEGWKSLDYVAAWFMRAADYGTKTSAASAFVTTNSLCQGQQVPLLWPAILATNHEIVFAHTSFKWANLASYNAGVTVIIVGISNSEGKRRRLYSIDQDGSTQEKICNNINPYLVDGPNLVIEGKREPGRGRAPMLFGNMPRDGGNLIVTQEELTATRPRHDDVFNKYLRRFVGSEDFIQGKARYCLWIEKAQHQDALRSTQIAKRLDAVKEMRLSSKAGSTRDYAKAPYRFVQIQGTAKVNTLIVPRHSSERRTYLPVGLLDASAIIADSAFAIYDAPLWTLSLIASRLHLVWIAAVCGKLKTDYRYSNTLGWNTFPLPRLTAKNESDLNDSATNILLTRESYFPASISEMYDPDEMEGAFPSLQQAHDRNDEIVERIYIGRKFRNDTERLEKLFAMYADDQKGGQRREQMATGTGGRA from the coding sequence ATGAACGCCGTCGAGATCGAGGAAGCCATATCGGCATTGGCCGAGCAGCCGTTCGACGGCGCTGAGTTCCCTTATCGCTTCCTCGAAGCCTTCGGCAACAAGGCGACGACGATCAAGAAGCTGCGCGCGGGCGCGTCGAACAGCTCGGATATGGGCGGTGTCCTGCAACGGAATCACATACATATCGCTGTCTGCGCGCCGGGCGAAGTCACGCGGACGCTGGCAGCGCTGAAGGCGAGCCCGGCAACCGCGAAGGCGAAGGCGCGCTATATTCTCGCTACCGATGGCGAGACGTTCGAGGCGGAGAACCTGGACTCCGACGACGCGCCGGTCGCCTGCGCTTACGCCGATTTCCCCGACCATTTTGGTTTCTTCCTGCCGCTCGCCGGCATCACCACCGTCAGGCAGGTTCGCGAAAGCTCGTTCGACATCCGCGCCACGAGCCGCATGAACCGGCTCTATGTCGAGCTTCTGAAGGACAACCCCGAATGGGGAAGCGCCGCCCGCCGTCATGACATGAACCATTTCATGGCGCGGCTGATCTTCTGCTTTTTCGCAGAAGACACCGACATCTTCAGCGGCACCGGCCTGTTCACCGACACCATCGACCGGATGAGCGCCAAGGACTCGTCGAACACCCACGAGGTGATCGGCGAGCTGTTCCGCGCCATGAACACGAAGCGCGCAGACAGGGCGAGCGCCGCCATCCCGCGATGGGCGGACGACTTTCCTTATGTGAACGGCGAGCTGTTCTCGGGCAGCGTGGAAGTGCCGCGCTTCAGCAAGATTGCGCGTTCCTATCTCATCCACATCGGCAAGCTGGACTGGACGAAGATCAATCCCGACATTTTTGGGTCGATGATCCAGGCCGTCGCCGAGGATGAGGAACGCGGCGCGCTCGGCATGCACTACACATCCGTGCCGAACATCCTGAAGGTGCTGAACCCGCTTTTCCTCGACGATTTGCGCGCCCAGCTTGAAGAGGCTGGCGATAACGCCCGCATGCTGCTCAACCTGCGCAAGCGTATGGCGAAAATCAGGGTGTTCGACCCCGCCTGTGGTTCAGGCAATTTCCTTGTCATCGCCTACAAGGAAATGCGCGCCATCGAGGCCGAGATCAACAGGCGACGCGGCGAGGCCGACCGCCGCACGGAAATCCCGCTTACCAATTTCCGCGGCATCGAGTTGCGCGACTTCCCCGCCGAGGTTGCGCGGCTGGCACTCATCATCGCCGAATTTCAGTGCGACGTTCTTTATCGGGGACAGAAGGAGGCACTGGCCGAATTCCTGCCGCTCGACAAGGAAAACTGGATTACCTGCGGCAATGCGCTGAGGCTTGATTGGCTTAGCATCTGCCCGCCGACCGGCACCGGCGTAAAGTTCCAGGCCGATGATTTGTTTCATACCCCTCTCAATCAGGCGCAGATCGACTTCGACAACGAAGGTGGCGAAACGTATATTTGTGGGAACCCTCCATATCTCGGAAATAAGCTTCAATCAGATGAGCAAAAGTCCGATCTGGGCAACGTCTTCGACGGGCGAATCGAAGGATGGAAGTCCCTCGACTACGTAGCTGCATGGTTTATGAGGGCGGCAGATTATGGCACGAAGACTAGCGCGGCATCCGCCTTTGTTACCACAAACTCGCTGTGTCAGGGGCAACAAGTGCCACTCCTGTGGCCTGCGATACTTGCAACTAATCACGAAATTGTCTTTGCTCATACATCTTTCAAGTGGGCAAATCTGGCAAGCTATAATGCCGGCGTAACCGTAATTATTGTTGGCATTTCCAACTCTGAGGGGAAGCGGCGGAGGCTATACTCAATCGATCAGGACGGATCGACTCAAGAAAAGATATGCAATAACATTAATCCATATCTCGTAGACGGCCCGAACCTCGTTATTGAAGGCAAGCGCGAGCCGGGGCGAGGCCGTGCTCCGATGTTGTTCGGAAATATGCCGCGCGACGGGGGAAACCTAATCGTTACACAAGAGGAACTTACTGCAACAAGGCCTCGCCACGATGACGTATTTAATAAGTATCTGAGGCGATTTGTCGGATCCGAGGACTTCATCCAAGGCAAAGCACGATATTGTCTTTGGATCGAAAAAGCTCAGCACCAGGACGCTCTGCGGTCGACGCAGATAGCAAAACGACTGGATGCCGTGAAGGAGATGCGACTTTCGAGCAAAGCAGGATCGACGCGCGACTATGCAAAGGCTCCCTACCGATTTGTCCAAATACAAGGCACTGCCAAGGTCAACACTCTGATAGTGCCCCGTCACAGCTCGGAGCGCAGAACATATCTCCCAGTCGGATTGTTGGACGCGTCCGCGATCATCGCCGACAGCGCATTCGCAATTTACGACGCGCCATTGTGGACGCTCTCGCTAATCGCTTCCCGCCTTCACCTTGTCTGGATAGCAGCAGTCTGTGGAAAGCTCAAAACGGACTACCGGTACTCCAACACGTTGGGCTGGAACACGTTCCCATTGCCCCGCCTTACTGCGAAAAATGAGTCGGATTTGAACGACTCCGCGACCAACATTCTGTTGACGCGAGAAAGCTATTTTCCGGCGTCAATCAGCGAAATGTACGATCCTGACGAGATGGAAGGTGCATTCCCGTCTTTGCAGCAAGCTCACGACCGCAACGATGAGATCGTCGAGCGCATCTACATTGGGCGGAAATTTAGGAATGACACTGAGCGACTCGAAAAGCTCTTCGCAATGTACGCGGACGATCAGAAAGGCGGTCAACGCAGGGAGCAAATGGCGACTGGGACGGGAGGCCGCGCATGA
- a CDS encoding HigA family addiction module antitoxin codes for MPRRAVHPGEVLADELQQLGISPTELSRHLNVPPNRVTQIIHGRRSITGDTALRLGHWFGNSAEFWLRLQNAYDIRMAEKKAGREIAKLPVRRGGAGLEGEGAA; via the coding sequence ATGCCTCGTCGAGCCGTACATCCCGGCGAGGTTCTCGCCGATGAGCTTCAGCAGCTGGGCATTTCGCCGACCGAGCTGTCGCGCCACCTCAATGTCCCGCCCAACCGGGTCACGCAGATCATTCACGGCCGGCGCAGCATCACCGGCGACACCGCGCTCCGGCTGGGGCACTGGTTCGGAAACTCCGCCGAGTTCTGGCTGCGCCTGCAAAACGCATACGACATCCGCATGGCCGAGAAAAAGGCCGGGCGCGAGATTGCCAAACTGCCCGTCCGGCGCGGCGGCGCTGGCTTGGAAGGAGAAGGAGCCGCATGA
- a CDS encoding tyrosine-type recombinase/integrase codes for MAELLFTSDEFAPNGMSVPGVPMLLDREMRLVEPACAWLLHIALVRGRTRSRQTWRTYGEALYDWWQTLEANEWIWDEVGVAEIAAYRDRMLFRPSDHTGRAYARSTVNGRLRTLALFYRWCVAAGLTDTAPFNTSELALSRRQPQGFLTHVDATGGRQLANELTIRQTSALPKPLSPVALRRVMAGLGSRDRLIIEWAVTTGMRRMEVAGLRLRSLPRSSLDALVVVRIEATKGGKTRTVYPPLSLIDRTLAYAREERAVIVRRAKLRHADYAEPDAVFLTEAGRGISARRVGAMFAAAAGTAGVTASFHALRHTFATAMLRFLQRRAQDEPELNPLLTLQVVLGHADLSTTAIYLRVLATDLTLVESSVDELYGALLQ; via the coding sequence TTGGCCGAGCTATTGTTCACTTCCGATGAGTTTGCACCGAACGGTATGTCAGTCCCTGGCGTGCCGATGCTCCTCGACCGAGAGATGCGTCTGGTCGAACCGGCTTGTGCCTGGTTGCTGCACATTGCGCTCGTAAGAGGACGAACACGCAGCCGGCAGACATGGCGCACTTATGGTGAAGCCCTTTACGACTGGTGGCAGACCCTCGAAGCGAATGAGTGGATATGGGATGAGGTCGGCGTCGCGGAAATCGCTGCGTACCGAGATCGGATGCTCTTTCGACCCAGCGATCACACCGGACGGGCCTATGCCCGCAGCACCGTCAATGGTCGCCTCAGAACATTGGCTTTGTTCTATCGATGGTGTGTTGCTGCGGGTCTCACTGATACTGCACCGTTCAACACGAGCGAACTTGCGCTGTCGCGACGTCAGCCGCAGGGATTCCTCACTCATGTTGATGCCACCGGCGGGCGACAGCTCGCCAATGAACTGACTATCCGGCAAACCTCGGCGCTGCCAAAACCGCTGTCGCCGGTCGCGTTGCGACGCGTGATGGCTGGCCTGGGGTCTCGCGACCGTTTGATAATCGAATGGGCTGTCACAACCGGCATGCGCCGGATGGAGGTAGCCGGATTGAGACTGCGGTCACTTCCACGATCCAGTCTGGATGCTCTGGTCGTCGTCAGAATCGAAGCCACGAAAGGGGGCAAAACGCGGACGGTTTATCCGCCATTGTCCCTGATCGATCGCACGCTCGCCTATGCGCGCGAAGAGCGAGCGGTCATCGTTCGACGAGCCAAATTGCGGCACGCCGACTACGCGGAACCAGATGCTGTCTTCCTGACGGAAGCCGGTCGCGGAATCAGTGCTCGCCGTGTCGGTGCAATGTTCGCCGCCGCGGCCGGGACAGCAGGTGTGACGGCAAGCTTCCATGCGCTGCGACATACCTTTGCGACAGCGATGCTCCGGTTCTTGCAACGGCGGGCGCAAGACGAGCCGGAGCTCAATCCACTTCTCACCCTCCAGGTGGTGTTAGGACATGCCGATCTTTCTACGACGGCAATCTATCTGCGCGTGCTGGCGACAGATCTGACACTGGTGGAATCCTCTGTCGACGAACTTTACGGGGCTCTTCTACAATGA